A stretch of Suncus etruscus isolate mSunEtr1 chromosome 9, mSunEtr1.pri.cur, whole genome shotgun sequence DNA encodes these proteins:
- the LOC126017709 gene encoding olfactory receptor 5B17-like — protein sequence MTSRENNTEVTEFILLGLTDAPELQVPLFIVFTLIYLITLIGNLGMVILILLDSRLHIPMYFFLSNLSLVDFCYSSTVTPKVMAGFLIGDKIISYNACAAQMFFFAVFATAENFLLAAMAYDRYAAVCKPLHYTTIMTPSKCIHLVMGCYFFAFLTAAVQVGDTFCLSFCVSNVIHHFFCDIPVVMSLTCSEKHIVELVLLLMSSFNIFFAVIVIFISYLFIFINIFKIHSTEGYQKAISTCASHLIAVSIFYGTVVVMYLQPSSSHSMDADKPASVFYTMVIPMLNPIVYSLRNKEVKNAFKKAVEKAKYSLGLAI from the coding sequence ATGACATCCAGGGAGAATAACACAGAAGTGACTGAATTCATTCTTCTAGGACTCACTGATGCCCCAGAACTGCAGGTGCCTCTTTTCATAGTGTTCACCCTCATCTACCTCATCACCCTGATAGGTAACCTGGGCATGGTCATATTGATCCTGCTAGATTCCCGTCTTCATATCCCCATGTACTTTTTCCTTAGCAACCTCTCTCTGGTGGACTTTTGTTACTCCTCAACAGTCACACCAAAGGTGATGGCAGGATTTCTTATTGGAGACAAGATCATCTCCTACAATGCATGTGCTGCCCAGATGTTCTTTTTTGCAGTCTTTGCCACTGCGGAAAATTTTCTTTTGGCTGCCATGGCTTATGACCGCTATGCGGCAGTGTGCAAACCCTTACATTACACCACAATAATGACTCCAAGTAAGTGTATTCATTTGGTCATGGGATGTTACTTTTTTGCCTTTCTGACTGCTGCTGTTCAAGTTGGAGACACTTTCTGCCTCTCTTTCTGTGTGTCCAATGTGATTCATCACTTTTTCTGTGATATTCCAGTGGTCATGAGTCTGACTTGTTCTGAGAAGCACATTGTTGAGCTTGTTCTTCTTCTTATGTCAAGCTTCAACATCttttttgctgttattgttaTCTTCATCTCCTACCTGTTCATCTTCATCAACATTTTCAAGATTCACTCAACTGAGGGATACCAGAAGGCTATATCGACCTGTGCCTCTCACCTCATTGCTGTTTCCATATTTTATGGTACTGTTGTTGTCATGTACTTGCAGCCCAGTTCCAGCCATTCCATGGATGCAGACAAGCCTGCCTCTGTGTTCTATACTATGGTTATTCCTATGCTTAATCCTATTGTTTATAGCCTGAGGAATAAAGAGGTGAAGAATGCATTCAAAAAGGCGGTGGAGAAGGCTAAGTATTCCCTAGGTTTAGCCATTTAA
- the LOC126017888 gene encoding olfactory receptor 5B12-like: MENNTEVTEFILVGLTDDPNLQIPLFILFSLIYIITLVGNLGMIELILLDSRLHTPMYFFLSNLSLVDFGYSSAVTPKVMAQFLTGDKVISYNDCATQLFFFAGFITVENFLLAIMAYDRHAAVCKPLHYTTTMTTAVCARMVIGAYLCGFLDASIHTRNIFSLSFCRSNVVDHFFCDAPPLLTLSCSDKQVVEMVIFFVVGLNILFSVLVILISYLFVFLTILGMRSSEGRQKAFSTCASHFTAVCIFYGTCVFMYLQPSSSHSMGTDKLASVFYAIFIPMLNPLIYSLRNKEVKNAFRRWWTRKILL, encoded by the coding sequence ATGGAGAACAATACAGAAGTGACTGAATTCATCCTTGTGGGGTTGACTGATGACCCCAACCTGCAAATCCCACTCTTCATACTCTTCTCTCTcatctatattatcactctggttgGGAACCTGGGAATGATTGAGCTGATTCTGTTGGACTCTCGCCTCCACactcccatgtacttcttcctcagtAACCTCTCTCTGGTGGACTTTGGTTACTCCTCTGCTGTCACTCCCAAGGTGATGGCACAGTTCCTCACAGGAGACAAAGTCATCTCCTATAATGATTGTGCCACCCAGCTTTTCTTCTTTGCAGGTTTTATCACTGTAGAAAATTTCCTCTTGGCTATCATGGCCTATGACCGCCATGCAGCAGTTTGCAAACCTTTGCATTATACCACCACCATGACGACAGCTGTGTGCGCACGCATGGTTATAGGCGCCTACTTGTGCGGTTTTCTAGATGCATCCATCCACACCAGGAACATTTTCAGTCTCTCTTTCTGCAGGTCTAATGTAGTTGACCACTTTTTCTGTGATGCTCCTCCTCTTTTGACTCTCTCATGCTCAGACAAGCAAGTTGTTGAGATGGTTATTTTTTTCGTGGTGGGCTTAAATATCCTCTTCTCTGTCCTAGTTATCTTGATCTCCTACCTGTTTGTCTTCCTGACCATTCTTGGGATGCGCTCATCTGAGGGCCGTCAAAAGGCCTTTTCTACCTGTGCTTCCCATTTCACTGCTGTCTGCATCTTCTACGGAACATGCGTGTTCATGTACTTACAGCCCAGCTCCAGTCATTCCATGGGCACAGACAAATTGGCATCTGTGTTCTATGCTATCTTCATTCCCATGCTGAATCCATTGATTTATAGCCTGAggaacaaagaagtcaaaaatgcTTTCAGACGATGGTGGACAAGGAAAATTCTTCTATAA